GGTCGTGATCTCCACCGGCGCCGAGCTGCGCGAGCCCGGCGGACGGCTGTCCCACGACACCATCTACGACTCCAACTCGTTCATGCTCGCCGCCGCGGTGCGCCAGGCCGGGGCGATCGCCTACCGCGTCGGCATCGTCAGTGACGACCCCACCGAGTTTGCCGACGCCCTCTCCGACCAGCTGGTGCGCGCCGACGCGGTCATCACCAGCGGCGGGGTCAGCAAGGGGGCCTACGACGTCGTCAAGGAGGTGCTCAGCCAGACCGGCACGGTGTGGTTCGGCGGCCTACGCATGCAGCCCGGCAAGCCCCAGGGGTTCGGCCACGTCGGCGAGGACCGGGTGCCGATCTTCACGCTTCCCGGCAACCCGGTGTCGTCCTACGTCTCGTTCCAGGTCTTCGTCCTGCCCGCGCTGCGCAAGATGATGGGCCGCACGCCGGTCAGCCGGCCGCGCGTGCGGCTGCGGATCGACGAGGGCTTCCGCTCCCCGGCCGGCCGCGAGCAGTACGTCCGGGCACGGGTCCGCCCCGCCCCCGACGGGGGCTCGACGGTCAGCCCCGTCGGCGGTCACGGGTCCCACCTGCTGGGCGACCTCTCCGCGTCCGACGCGCTGGTCGTCGTACCCGCGGACACCGAGGTGGTCGAGGCCGGCTCGACCGTCGACGTCCTCCTGCTCGACCAGGACTTCTGATGGCTCCGTCCGAAGGACCCCGCCTGACCCACGTCGACGAGTCCGGCGCCGCGCGCATGGTCGACGTCTCGGCCAAGGACGTGACCACCCGCCAGGCGGTCGCCACCGGGCGCGTCCTGGTCAGTCCCGAGGTGGTCGGCCTGCTCCGCGGTGAGGGCGTGCCCAAGGGCGACGCGCTCGGGGTGGCCCGGGTCGCCGGCATCATGGCCGCCAAGCGCACCCCCGACCTCGTGCCGCTGTGCCACCCGCTGGCGATCAGCGGGGTGGTGGTCGACCTCGACGTGGCCGACGACGGCGTGGACATCCGCGCCACCGTGCGCACCAGCGACCGCACCGGGGTGGAGATGGAGGCGCTGACCGCGGTGTCGGTCGCCGCCCTCACGGTCGTCGACATGGTCAAGGCCGTCGACAAGGGTGCGGTGATCACCGACGTCCGGGTCGAGTCCAAGTCGGGCGGCAAGAGCGGCGACTGGGAGCGGTCGTGAGGGCGGCCGTCGTGGTCGCGAGCAACCGCGCGGCCCGGGGGGTGTACGCCGACACGACCGGCCCGCTCATCGTCGAGGCCCTGCGCGCGGCGGGGTTCGAGACCGGCGACCCGGTCGTCGTGCCGGACGGCGAGCCCGTGGGGGAGGCGATCCGTCAGGCCGTCGGCTCGGGCGCCCGGGCGGTGCTCACCACCGGCGGCACCGGCCTGACCCCCACCGACCTCACCCCCGAGGTGACCAGGGCGCTGCTCGACCGGGAGGTGCCGGGCATCGCCGAGGCGGTCCGGGCGCACGGCGTCGCCAAGGGGGTCCACACCGCGGCCCTCTCGCGCGGGGTCGCCGGCGTGGTCGGACAGGCTCTCGTGGTCAACCTGCCCGGCTCGCGGGGCGGTGTGAAGGACGGGCTCGCCGTCGTCCTGCCCCTACTGCGGCACGCGGTCGAGCAGATCGTGGGCAGCGACCACCCCCGGGACGACGGCCAGTGAGTGCCGCGCCGCTCGGGTGGCCGTCGGTCACGCTCCGGCACGGCCACGTGGCCCTGCGACCGCTCGCGGGCCGGGACCGCCGCGCCTGGACCGAGACGCGCATGCGCAACCGAGGCTGGCTGGAGCCGTGGGAGGCGACCCGACCGGCCGAGGCGCCCCCGGGCCACCAGTCCTACCGCAGCATGCTGCGCGACCTGCGTGCCCAGACCCGGGAGGGCAGGTGCCTGCCATTCGCGCTGACCGTCGACGAGCGGTTCGCCGGGCAGGTGACGGTGAGCAACGTGGTCGCGGGCTCGGCGCTCTTCGCCTCCGTCGGCTACTGGATCGACCAGCGGCACGCGGGGCACGGCTACATGCCGCTCGCCGTGGCGATGACGGTCGACTACTGCTGGGAGCAGGTCGGCCTGCACCGCATCGAGGTCGCCATCCGCCCGGAGAACGTCGCGTCGTTGCGAGTGGTGGAGAAGCTCGGCTTCCCCGAGATCGGCTACGCCCCCAAGTTCCTGCACATCAACGGGGCCTGGCGCGACCACCGGTTGTTCGCGCTGTGTCGTGAGGACGTCCCCGGCGGGCTGCTGCGGCGACTTCTGTCGTCCTGACAAGAAGTCCTCGGGCGGCTGACCGGGCCGCTCAGGACCCGAAACCTCAGCAGTCACACGAGTTCCCCTGCGACACACCCTCCGCGATCCCGCTCTGCGGCGTTCGTCCCTCTAGCGTTCTCCTATGCTCTCCGGCGTCATCTTCGTGGCACTCGCCCTCCTCTGGGCCCTCTTCCTCATCCCCAAGGCGCTGCGGTCCCACGACGAGGCCGCGCGCCCGCGCTCGGTCGAGAGCACCTCCGACCACGCGCGGGTGCTCCACCGGCGCGACGGCGTCGCCGACCCGGTGACCGGTGCCGTGACCGACGCCGTGACCGAGGTCCCCGCCGCACCCGTCGCCGGGTCCCGCCCGGCGCCCCAGCCCGTGACGGTCCCCGAGCAGCGTCGACCCTCCGCCCGGGCGCTGACCGAGCGGCGGCGTCGCCAGGCCGCGGCCGCGGCCCGCCGTCGCCGCCGTGTGCTGGGTCTGCTGCTCGGCGTCACCGTCGTCGTCGCAGTCCTGGCCGGCACCGGCGTGCTGCTGCCCTGGGCGCCCGCCGTCCCAGTCGTCGTCGTCGCCGGCTTCCTCGTCGTGGCCCGGGCGACCGTGCGCGGCGAGCGTCGCCGCTGGGAGTCGGTCCGCACCGGCCTCGCCGAGCACGGCGCGCAGACCATGGAGCCCACCGAGCAGACCACCTCGCAGGTGGCCGAGGCCGCGCAGCCCGTCCTCGAGGCGGCGGCGACCTGGCAGTCCGGCCCGGTCCTCGTCCCCGTGCCGCGCAACGAACAGGGTGTCGCGCTGGTCAGCGACGTCGAGGACACCTCGGCGTTCAGCGCCGCCGCGCTGGCCGAGGCCGTCGGTGCCTCGGGGCAGACCTCCACCTTGTGGGACCCGCTGCCCGTCACCCTCCCGACGTACGTCGGCAAGCCGCGCGCGACGCGCTCGGTCCGCACGATCGACCTCAACGCTGCCGGCGTCTCCAGCTCCGGCCGCAACGCCGCCGACAGCGCCCTGGTGGCCGAGTCGGCGACCGCGGGCCGCGACGAGCAGGGCGGTCAGGGACGGCGGGTCGTCGGCGGCTGAGACCACCGACGGGCGGGCCCGCGGCCGGTGCCGGAGACGCCGCCGGACCCTGGTAATCTTCCCGTCGTCCTCACGGACATGGGGCTGTGGCGCAGTTGGTAGCGCGTCTCGTTCGCAATGAGAAGGTCAGGGGTTCGAATCCCCTCAGCTCCACCACCGGGCCGCTGGGCGGCCCGCCCCCACCCCAGGGGAGGGGATTTTCGAAAGATCGCGATTCCGGCCGGTGTTCGGTTGGTGATTGCCTCCCGCAGGGCGTACGGTCGAGAGACCGGGAGCTTCTCGGCGATGCGTACCGCGTCACCGTTTCCGGTTGGAGTTATTCGGAGCTCGTCCTCCGAAGTAAGGGCCAAGGGTGATCCATGGCTGAGATCCGAACCTTCCAGCACCCGCTCGTCCCGTTCGCCGTCAGCAGTGACATGCACGACGGCCACCTCGCACTCGACCTCTCCGGTGAGCTCGACCTCGCCTGCACCGATGCTCTCGACCGTGACGGCCACGAGGACGACCTGTCGGTCTCGGACGTGACGGTCGACATGTCCCACCTCGAGTTCATCGACACCGCCGGCGTCCGCGCCCTCGTCGAGGTCAAGAACCGCCACCTCGACCGCGGCCGGAGCGTCCAGATGGTCAACCCGGTCACGCTCGTCCGCAAGGTCGTCGGCCTCTACGGCCGCGCCGACCTGCTCGCGGGCTAGGAGCGACCCGGCAGCCGGTCGCCCGACTCAGTCGGCGACCGGCAGCCCTGCCGCCCTCCAGGCGGCGAAGCCACCGACCACGTCGGTGGCGCGGTGCAGCCCGAGGCTCCTCAGGGCGTCCGCAGCCAGTGACGAGCTGTAGCCCTCCTGGCACAGCACCACCACCCGCGCGTCGTACGACGCCTGCGGAAGCCGCGCCTCGCAGCGCGGGTCGAAGCGCCACTCCAGGTGGTTGCGCTCGACCAGCAGCACCTCGACCGACGGGGCGACCTCGCCCTCCTCCGCCCGTTGCCAGCCCGGCCGGATGTCGACCAGCAGCGCCGCCCCGCGGCGCACCTCGTCGTGGGCCTGCTCGACGGAGACGCGCTCGAGCCGGGACCGGGCGTCGGCCAGCATGGCGTCGACGCCGTCGTGCTGCGGCGGCAGGGGGGTGCTCACGTGCTCATTGTCGGGCACTGCGCCACGAGCCCCGCCCTGCGGGTGCGGGACGGGGCTCGAGGAGCGCGAGGGCCGGTCAGCCCTCCAGCGCGGCGTCCAGGGTGATGTCGACCGCCTTGAGGGCCTTGCTGATCGGGCAGCCGGCCTTGGCCTCCTCGGCCGCCTGCACGAAGCCGGCCTCGTCGAGGCCGTCGACCTCGCCGCGCACGGTGATCTTGATGCCGGTGAGCTGGAAGCCGCCGGCCGGGTCGGGCCCGAGCTCGACATCGGCTCGCACGTCCAGGGACTGCGGGGTGCCGCCGGCCTTGGCGATCAGCGACGAGAGCTGCATCGCGTAGCAGGAGGAGTGCGCCGCGGCGACGAGCTCCTCGGGCGAGGTGGTGCCGTCGGCGTCGTCGGCCGCGCGCTTGGGGAAGGAGACGTCGAACGTGCCGACCTTCGAGCTGGACAGCTCGACCTGGCCGGATCCGTCCTGCAGGCCGCCGTTCCAGGCGGTGCGGGCTGTGCGAGTGGGCATGAAGGGGTCCCTTCGAGTCTGGGCACGTGGTCACTGCCCAGCCTGCCCCGGCCGGACAAGCCGCGCCCGGGAGGTCCGGCGGCCGGACAGGGTCAGGCGCGGGGAGCGGAGGCGCTCGCGAGCACCCGGCGTACGGCGTCCCAGCGCTCGAGGCTGCGCACGCCCTCGTCGTGGAAGGACCGCAGTGCCGGGTCGTCGCCGGGGTCGAGGGCCGCGGCCTCCTCCCACATGCCGCGCTCCTGCCGGCGCCAGTCGGGCCGCTCGATCACCACGACGTCCTCGAACCCGGCTCGGGCGAGGCCGCCCGCCAGGTCGACGGACCGGAGCCGCTCGGGGAGGAGGACGTCGCCGCGGTCCACCGGCTCCCAGCAGGTGAGCACGACCCGGCCGCCGGGTCGCAGGACGCGGCGGAGCTCGGCGTACGCCGCGGCCGGGTCGGCGGCGAACTGGATCGCGTCGATGTACACCACGGCATCGGCGCCGGCGTCGGGGAGCCCGGTGGCGGCGAGCTCGCCGGTGGCGAAGGTGGCCTCGCACGCCCAGCCTCGAGCCACCTCGCGGGCCTGTCGGAGCGCCTCGTCGGAGAAGTCGACCCCGGTGAGCCGCGCCGCCGCCCGGGTCGCGAGCTCCAGGCCGTAGCCACCGCGTCCGCACGCGAGGTCGACCAGGTGGCCGCCGGCGGGGAGCCGCAGCAGCCCGTGCACCTCGGCGACGCCGTCCCAGGTCAGCAGGCTGTTGGAGGGCAGCCGCTCGGGGAGTCCGAGGTGCCGCCGGTGGACCTCGTCCTTGTCCACCGCGGCGGTCCGCAGGTCGCCGGGACCGGGCGCACGCAGGTCGGCGTACCAGCGGTCGAAGTAGTCGGCCAGGGCGCGGGTCTGCTCGTCCATGGAGGGCAGTATCCCCCCCAGGGGTGGGGACCGCACCCGCATCCGGTTTGTCCGCGTGGGGTGCGGGTAGGTGTTCGGTATCCCCTGATCGGAGGAGAGACCCATCATGGCCATCTTCAGACGAGGCTCCGGCACCACCACGGAGCCGACCACCACCGGCACCACCACTACCACCGGCACCCCCGCCGGCACCCGGACGGTCGAGCGCGACCGGGAGCTGCGCGACGAGCACGCCGCCCACACCTCCCACGTCGTGGGCGAGGACCGCGCCGAGCGCGCGGCCATCGCCCGCGAGAACGCCCACGAGCGCTTCGGCGGGATCAACTGGGGCGCGGCGTTCTTCGGCTGGCTGGTGGCGGTCGCGGTCACGGTCCTGCTCACCAGCATCATCGGCGCGATCGTCGCCGCGGTGAGCGACTCCACCAACGTCACGCAGACCGAGGCCGACCGCCAGGCCGGCACGATCGGGCTGGCCGCCGCGCTCACGCTGATCCTGGTGCTCGCGCTGGCCTACTACACCGGCGGCTACGTCGCCGGCCGGATGTCGCGCTTCGACGGCGCGAAGCAGGGGCTGGCCTCGTGGCTGGTCGGCCTGTTCGCGACGATCCTCGCGGTGGTCATCGGCTGGATCGCCGGGGACCAGTACAACGTCTTCGACCGCGTCGACCTCCCGCGCATCCCGATCCCGACCGACCAGGTCACCTCCGGTGGCGTGGTCGTCGCCGTGGCGGTGATCGTGCTGACCATCCTCACTGCCGTGCTCGGCGGCAAGGTGGGCACGCGCTACCACCTGCGCGTCGACCGGGCGCACACCGTCTGACGGACCGACCCGCACGCTCCAGGACCCCGGTGGCCACGGCCGCCGGGGTCCGGTGCGTCCGGGCGGGGTCGGGCTCAGTGCTCGAGGATGCGGTCGAGCCGCGAGCGCAGGAGGTCGGCCCGGTGCTCGTTGCCGTGCAGCGCGAGGTAGCGCTCGCCGAAGATCGCCAGCAGGCTGTCGTCGAGCCGGCGGACGGCACCGGGTGGGTACTTGTAGCCCATGTGCGCGGTGACCTCCTCCTCGTCGACGGAGTCCAGGACCACGGCCAGCGCGGCGATCGAGGTGATGCCCAGCTCGAGCAGCAGGCCAGAGACCCACTCGTAGTGGTCGGGGCGTGACCAGCCGGCCTCGATGTAGCGCTCGGTGAGGAACTGCGCCAGGTCCTCGGTGCCGATGCCCAGGGAGCTCGGCAGCCCCGGCGGCGGGGTGTAGGACGACCCCTGCAGCCGCTCGTGGATCGCGGAGAACTCCTGGTCGGCCAGCTCCAGCAGACCGGCCGCCAGGGTGAAGCGCCGGTCGAGGTCGCGCACGTGTTCGTCGGGGACGACCCCCTTGTAGCGCGTGGCGTGCTCGAACTCGGCCCACGCGTGCTGGAGCACGGTGCGGACCTGGACCTGGGCGGGCCGGGCCCGCATCTCCTCGGTGCCCTCACCCTCACGCAGGCGTACGACGAGGTGGCGGCTGGCGTAGCCGAACCGACCCTCGCTCGCGGTCTGCAGCCCCAGGTCGCGGTCGTCGAGGACCTCGAACTCGCCGTGCAGCACCCGGGCGACCACGTCGACGTCGCCGCGGAGGTAGGTGATCACCCGCAGGCCGATCTGGTCGGTGATGTCGTGCAGGGGGTCGGGGAACATCGGGCGGCCCTCGCGCAGACGACCCGCCTTGGCGGCGAACGACGCGATGCCCTTGGCCCGGCCGCTGACGCTGAGGTAGTTGATCCCGGACTGGTCGAGCAGGTCGGTGAGCATCGCGACGAAGCCGTCGGTGGCGCTCTGCAGGGAGGAGTGGCCGGCGGCGTAGCTGCGCACCAGCCTGGTCATCGCGTCCTCGTCGGGCAGCACCACCGGAGTCTCCGGCACGACGCCGCGCGGGTCCAGGGGCGCCGCCTCGTGGCCCTCGGGGAGCGTCGGGGTGACGATGTAGCCGGTCTCACCGTCGCCGTACACCGTGGTGCGCTCCGGGACGGTCTGGCGGTAGAGCGCGAGGTAGGCGCACAGCACCGCGTCGACCTGGTCCTCGGCGCGCCGCAGGTCGACCTTGCGCTCGGCCTCCTCGAGGGAGCGGACCAGGTCGAGCCAGCCACCGTGGTGCTCGAGGTGGAGCGGGACCTCGGCGTCGGCGAGGGAGCGCAGGTGCCCGACGAGCTCGAGCAGCGCGGAGCGCATCTCCTCCATCGTGCGCCCGGGGCGGTTCTTGTACTTCAGCGTCCGGCCGAGCCGGAACAGCGAGATCGTCGCCGGGTGCGGGTAGACCTCGATCGCGCGGCGGTGGGCCGTCGAGCCGGGCGCCAGGTCGAGACCGAGCCGCTCGCACAGCCGGGCCGCGCGCGTGCCGTCGGCGAACTCCGGCTTGCCCGTGTTGGCCGGGTGGCAGCCGGCCTCGAACCGGCCGAAGTCGGCGTTGAGCGCCGCCTCGCAAAGACGGTTGCCGGTCGGGTTGACCACGATGAGGGGGGCGTCGATCGCCACCAGGCAGTCCACGTCGTCGTACGGCGCGAGGGCCGCGGCGATCTCGTCGTCGGTCACGCGGGAGGCCACCTCGAGCAGCCGCCCGTCCCCGTCGAGGACCGCGACGCCGGTGGGTCGCTTCTCACCCCAGGCGAGGTCGAGTCCGATGTAGTGCACGTGCCCACCCTGCCGCATCGGTCCGCCTGCCCCCTGGAGCGCCACCGCTCAGATCCAGCGCCGGAACCAGATCCGGTCGAGCCACTGGGGCGTGGTGAGGAGCTGGTCGGTGTAGATCGGCCAGAACCACGCGAAGTTGGCCATCACCAGCACGACGATGGCGCCGGCGAGCACCGCACCCACGGTGCGGCGGCGGCGCGAGGCCAGCTCGCTGCCCAGGACCCGGCCGACCACGAGGGTCAGGGCGAGCACGGTGAACGGCAGCGTGACGACGGCGTAGAAGGAGAAGATCGGCCGCCCGGCGTAGGGCAGGAACGGCAGCCAGGTGGTGAGCACCCCGACCACGACCAGGCCGAAGCGCCAGTCTCGCCGGGCGATCCAGGAGTACGCCGAGTAGAGCAGCGCGGGCACGCCCATCCACCACAGGGCGGGGGTGCCGAGCAGCAGCACCTGGCGCAGGCACGTGGAGTCGGCCGGCGCGTTGCAGCCCTGGGTGCCGGGCTTGATGCCGAGGTCCGCCGCGACGCCGACGGGCCGGTTGAGGATCAGCCAGCCGCCCGGGTTGGAGGCGTAGACGTGCGTGACGCCGTCGAGGCCGTGGCTGTGGAACGACCAGACGTCGCGGTGGTAGTGGTAGAGGCTCCGCAGCCCCTGGACCAGGCCGTCGACGAAGCCGTGGGCCTGGACCTTGGTGTAGCTGCCCCAGTAGGGGCCGTAGTTGTTGTCGCTGAGGTGGACCTCGTAGGTGTGGGCGTGCAGCAGCCACCCGGTCCAGGTGGCGACGTAGACCACGAGGGCGACGCCGACGAGGTAGCCGAAGGCGAGCAGCCCGTCGGCCACCGCGGCCTTGACGAAGGCCCAGCGCACGCCGATCGAGCGACGGACCCCGGCGTCCCACACGACCACGAGCAGGCCCAGGCCCGCGAGGGGGACCAGGGCGCTCCACTTGGACCCGATCGCCAGGCCGAAGAGGACGCCGGCCGCGAGACGCCACGGCCGCCACCGCAGCCCGCGCACCGGCCCGAAGCCGTCGCCCGGGGCGTAGCCGGGCTCGACCAGC
This genomic window from Nocardioides marmoribigeumensis contains:
- the glp gene encoding molybdotransferase-like divisome protein Glp: MAFEPHDREPLGTVEEHLHRVLEGIEPLPAFEQPLIDSLGLPVCRQITSPMDVPSFDNSSMDGYAVRREDLAGASEDSPVQLPVVGESAAGQSKILGMSGGSAVRIMTGAPLPQGADAVVPVEWTDAGSASVRIRRQPDAGQHVRRRGDDIAEGELLMEEGALLGPRQVGLLAGVGMARVATRPRPRVVVISTGAELREPGGRLSHDTIYDSNSFMLAAAVRQAGAIAYRVGIVSDDPTEFADALSDQLVRADAVITSGGVSKGAYDVVKEVLSQTGTVWFGGLRMQPGKPQGFGHVGEDRVPIFTLPGNPVSSYVSFQVFVLPALRKMMGRTPVSRPRVRLRIDEGFRSPAGREQYVRARVRPAPDGGSTVSPVGGHGSHLLGDLSASDALVVVPADTEVVEAGSTVDVLLLDQDF
- the moaC gene encoding cyclic pyranopterin monophosphate synthase MoaC encodes the protein MAPSEGPRLTHVDESGAARMVDVSAKDVTTRQAVATGRVLVSPEVVGLLRGEGVPKGDALGVARVAGIMAAKRTPDLVPLCHPLAISGVVVDLDVADDGVDIRATVRTSDRTGVEMEALTAVSVAALTVVDMVKAVDKGAVITDVRVESKSGGKSGDWERS
- a CDS encoding MogA/MoaB family molybdenum cofactor biosynthesis protein, translating into MRAAVVVASNRAARGVYADTTGPLIVEALRAAGFETGDPVVVPDGEPVGEAIRQAVGSGARAVLTTGGTGLTPTDLTPEVTRALLDREVPGIAEAVRAHGVAKGVHTAALSRGVAGVVGQALVVNLPGSRGGVKDGLAVVLPLLRHAVEQIVGSDHPRDDGQ
- a CDS encoding GNAT family N-acetyltransferase, which produces MSAAPLGWPSVTLRHGHVALRPLAGRDRRAWTETRMRNRGWLEPWEATRPAEAPPGHQSYRSMLRDLRAQTREGRCLPFALTVDERFAGQVTVSNVVAGSALFASVGYWIDQRHAGHGYMPLAVAMTVDYCWEQVGLHRIEVAIRPENVASLRVVEKLGFPEIGYAPKFLHINGAWRDHRLFALCREDVPGGLLRRLLSS
- the sepX gene encoding divisome protein SepX/GlpR — protein: MLSGVIFVALALLWALFLIPKALRSHDEAARPRSVESTSDHARVLHRRDGVADPVTGAVTDAVTEVPAAPVAGSRPAPQPVTVPEQRRPSARALTERRRRQAAAAARRRRRVLGLLLGVTVVVAVLAGTGVLLPWAPAVPVVVVAGFLVVARATVRGERRRWESVRTGLAEHGAQTMEPTEQTTSQVAEAAQPVLEAAATWQSGPVLVPVPRNEQGVALVSDVEDTSAFSAAALAEAVGASGQTSTLWDPLPVTLPTYVGKPRATRSVRTIDLNAAGVSSSGRNAADSALVAESATAGRDEQGGQGRRVVGG
- a CDS encoding STAS domain-containing protein — translated: MAEIRTFQHPLVPFAVSSDMHDGHLALDLSGELDLACTDALDRDGHEDDLSVSDVTVDMSHLEFIDTAGVRALVEVKNRHLDRGRSVQMVNPVTLVRKVVGLYGRADLLAG
- a CDS encoding rhodanese-like domain-containing protein is translated as MSTPLPPQHDGVDAMLADARSRLERVSVEQAHDEVRRGAALLVDIRPGWQRAEEGEVAPSVEVLLVERNHLEWRFDPRCEARLPQASYDARVVVLCQEGYSSSLAADALRSLGLHRATDVVGGFAAWRAAGLPVAD
- a CDS encoding OsmC family peroxiredoxin, yielding MPTRTARTAWNGGLQDGSGQVELSSSKVGTFDVSFPKRAADDADGTTSPEELVAAAHSSCYAMQLSSLIAKAGGTPQSLDVRADVELGPDPAGGFQLTGIKITVRGEVDGLDEAGFVQAAEEAKAGCPISKALKAVDITLDAALEG
- a CDS encoding class I SAM-dependent methyltransferase, which translates into the protein MDEQTRALADYFDRWYADLRAPGPGDLRTAAVDKDEVHRRHLGLPERLPSNSLLTWDGVAEVHGLLRLPAGGHLVDLACGRGGYGLELATRAAARLTGVDFSDEALRQAREVARGWACEATFATGELAATGLPDAGADAVVYIDAIQFAADPAAAYAELRRVLRPGGRVVLTCWEPVDRGDVLLPERLRSVDLAGGLARAGFEDVVVIERPDWRRQERGMWEEAAALDPGDDPALRSFHDEGVRSLERWDAVRRVLASASAPRA
- a CDS encoding DUF429 domain-containing protein, producing MHYIGLDLAWGEKRPTGVAVLDGDGRLLEVASRVTDDEIAAALAPYDDVDCLVAIDAPLIVVNPTGNRLCEAALNADFGRFEAGCHPANTGKPEFADGTRAARLCERLGLDLAPGSTAHRRAIEVYPHPATISLFRLGRTLKYKNRPGRTMEEMRSALLELVGHLRSLADAEVPLHLEHHGGWLDLVRSLEEAERKVDLRRAEDQVDAVLCAYLALYRQTVPERTTVYGDGETGYIVTPTLPEGHEAAPLDPRGVVPETPVVLPDEDAMTRLVRSYAAGHSSLQSATDGFVAMLTDLLDQSGINYLSVSGRAKGIASFAAKAGRLREGRPMFPDPLHDITDQIGLRVITYLRGDVDVVARVLHGEFEVLDDRDLGLQTASEGRFGYASRHLVVRLREGEGTEEMRARPAQVQVRTVLQHAWAEFEHATRYKGVVPDEHVRDLDRRFTLAAGLLELADQEFSAIHERLQGSSYTPPPGLPSSLGIGTEDLAQFLTERYIEAGWSRPDHYEWVSGLLLELGITSIAALAVVLDSVDEEEVTAHMGYKYPPGAVRRLDDSLLAIFGERYLALHGNEHRADLLRSRLDRILEH
- a CDS encoding dolichyl-phosphate-mannose--protein mannosyltransferase, translating into MTATAPTADPDTTPSPPGPATVGLSRTADGREVPTARTRLAGRAPDDRLVGWLVTAGVTLLAGVLRFWNLGYPKQFLFDETYYAKDAFSLWKFGYARDWVDKVNDAIVDGRYNPSMQKDTPSMVVHPEVGKWLIGAGEKLLGFDSLGWRLASAVVGTLMVLVMVRLARRITRSNLLGGVAGLLLCFDGLQFVLSRLALLDIFVAFFLLSAVSCLVADRDWGRARMATLVEPGYAPGDGFGPVRGLRWRPWRLAAGVLFGLAIGSKWSALVPLAGLGLLVVVWDAGVRRSIGVRWAFVKAAVADGLLAFGYLVGVALVVYVATWTGWLLHAHTYEVHLSDNNYGPYWGSYTKVQAHGFVDGLVQGLRSLYHYHRDVWSFHSHGLDGVTHVYASNPGGWLILNRPVGVAADLGIKPGTQGCNAPADSTCLRQVLLLGTPALWWMGVPALLYSAYSWIARRDWRFGLVVVGVLTTWLPFLPYAGRPIFSFYAVVTLPFTVLALTLVVGRVLGSELASRRRRTVGAVLAGAIVVLVMANFAWFWPIYTDQLLTTPQWLDRIWFRRWI